In Brassica rapa cultivar Chiifu-401-42 chromosome A06, CAAS_Brap_v3.01, whole genome shotgun sequence, a single window of DNA contains:
- the LOC103871664 gene encoding uncharacterized protein LOC103871664, translating to MHCITTVTYSFLINGLPRGKVVPSRGLRQGDPLSPYIFIMCSEVLSGLCNKAQEEGTLQGLRVARSCPRLTHLFFADDTMFFLQADKENCASLTSILGKYEQASGQSISKEKSAITFSRKAPASLKMMVKTELNIEKEGGNGKYLGLPEHFGRRKRDLFSFYVDRIKQKARGWKNKYLSTAGKLVMLQSVLTAVPSYPMSNFLMPVSLCKRLQSAATRFWWDRDENERKMAWISWDSMAQPKANGGLGFRDFQSFNIALLAKIGWRLFQNPDCLLGKVLFGKYCHDSNILQATESSSMSHGWRSVLAGRNLLLENLGWVVGNGTSINIWNDPWLSLAYQERPMGPPNEPHSQFTVSDLINPATRDWDVSKIKLILPFYEEQILCFKPSLTGAPDKQVWLATKSGDYTTKSGYYTAVTRVETRQDITTDHGFKWRSNVWNMQCAPKVKLFSWKLLKGAIPVGERLVQRHVPADPRCKRCGCSESIIHLFFQCGFTQRVWQLAPLNTDMDFSGIIDLMSSWETLCSLKCLPPAGIISGSLTPWLLWSIWKARNKFVFEGHSASPEETLSGAIVLAREWNTEVKKEPLTGIRHLPAPILTHPEATVIRSDAAWAPGSNIAGLGWVLLSHSGNQSFKVPLKSVASPLLAEGLALREAVRSCATLGLNYVAFESDSLNLIKAVKLDVSIAELYSVIADITSFASVFEFVSFSWISREKNVLADCLAKEALNVSDILVVGDASIAPN from the coding sequence ATGCATTGTATCACAACAGTTACATACTCCTTCCTCATTAACGGCTTGCCTAGAGGGAAGGTAGTACCGAGTAGAGGTCTCCGTCAAGGAGATCCTCTTTCTCCCTACATATTCATAATGTGTAGTGAAGTCCTCTCGGGATTATGTAACAAAGCGCAAGAAGAAGGAACGCTCCAAGGCCTGCGGGTCGCACGTAGCTGTCCTCGACTAACCCATCTCTTCTTCGCTGACGATACAATGTTCTTCCTCCAAGCGGACAAGGAGAATTGTGCATCTCTCACTTCTATTCTAGGCAAATACGAGCAGGCGTCGGGTCAATCCATAAGTAAGGAGAAATCAGCTATCACCTTCTCTAGGAAAGCACCGGCATCCTTGAAGATGATGGTCAAAACAGAGTTAAACATTGAAAAAGAAGGAGGAAACGGCAAATACTTGGGGCTTCCTGAACATTTTGGGCGACGAAAACGAGATCTTTTCTCCTTCTATGTGGATCGAATCAAGCAGAAAGCTAGGGGTTGGAAGAACAAATACCTCTCAACCGCCGGGAAACTCGTCATGCTCCAAAGCGTCCTAACAGCGGTTCCATCCTACCCGATGTCTAACTTCCTAATGCCGGTCTCTCTCTGTAAACGGCTACAATCCGCAGCTACACGCTTCTGGTGGGATCGCGACGAAAACGAGAGAAAAATGGCGTGGATCTCATGGGATAGTATGGCACAACCTAAAGCCAATGGAGGGTTAGGATTTCGAGATTTTCAGAGCTTTAATATCGCTCTCCTAGCCAAGATTGGATGGAGGCTGTTCCAAAATCCAGATTGCCTGTTGGGAAAAGTCTTGTTTGGAAAATATTGCCATGACAGCAACATCTTGCAGGCCACCGAATCCTCCTCTATGTCGCATGGCTGGCGAAGCGTGTTAGCAGGTAGAAACCTCCTGTTAGAGAACCTGGGCTGGGTTGTGGGAAATGGAACCTCGATAAATATATGGAATGATCCCTGGCTGAGCCTTGCTTACCAAGAGAGACCAATGGGCCCTCCGAACGAGCCACATTCACAGTTTACTGTCTCGGACCTCATCAACCCTGCAACAAGGGACTGGGATGTGTCGAAGATTAAGCTAATTTTACCCTTCTACGAGGAGCAAATTCTGTGCTTTAAACCAAGCTTGACTGGGGCTCCGGATAAACAAGTTTGGTTAGCCACAAAGTCGGGGGACTATACAACGAAATCTGGGTACTATACTGCAGTCACTAGAGTTGAAACCAGGCAGGACATCACCACAGATCATGGTTTCAAGTGGAGAAGTAATGTATGGAACATGCAGTGTGCGCCAAAGGTTAAGCTATTCTCGTGGAAACTTCTCAAGGGAGCTATACCGGTAGGAGAAAGACTCGTTCAAAGGCACGTCCCGGCGGATCCGCGTTGCAAACGGTGCGGCTGTTCAGAATCTATCATTCATCTCTTTTTCCAATGTGGGTTCACTCAACGAGTCTGGCAACTTGCCCCTCTCAATACCGACATGGATTTCAGCGGAATAATAGATTTAATGTCTAGCTGGGAAACTCTTTGCTCTCTTAAATGTCTGCCCCCTGCAGGAATCATCTCAGGATCTCTGACCCCTTGGCTGCTTTGGTCGATCTGGAAAGCGCGTAACAAATTTGTGTTTGAAGGCCACTCGGCTTCACCAGAAGAAACGCTTTCAGGCGCCATAGTACTAGCTAGGGAATGGAACACAGAAGTCAAGAAGGAACCCCTTACCGGAATACGACATCTCCCAGCGCCGATCCTAACTCACCCTGAGGCGACGGTGATTCGGTCGGATGCTGCTTGGGCACCTGGTTCAAATATTGCAGGTTTAGGTTGGGTCCTTCTATCCCACTCAGGTAATCAATCCTTCAAAGTGCCCCTGAAAAGCGTTGCTTCGCCTCTGTTGGCGGAGGGGCTCGCTCTCCGGGAGGCTGTGCGGTCTTGCGCAACTTTGGGTTTGAATTATGTGGCTTTTGAGTCGGATTCTCTGAACTTGATCAAGGCAGTGAAGCTTGACGTATCCATAGCGGAACTCTATAGTGTGATAGCTGATATCACATCTTTTGCATCAGTGTTTGAGTTTGTCTCTTTCTCTTGGATCTCTCGGGAAAAGAACGTTCTAGCTGATTGTTTAGCCAAAGAGGCTTTGAATGTATCTGATATTTTGGTGGTTGGGGATGCTTCCATTGCTCCTAACTAA